In Terriglobales bacterium, the sequence CGGTCGGTGCGGCAGAGCAGGATGTCGGGCTGGATGCCGACGGAGAGCAGTTCCTTGACCGAGTGCTGGGTGGGCTTGGTCTTCAGTTCGCCGGCGGCAGCGATGAAGGGCACCAGGGTGACGTGGACGAACAGAGTGTTCTCGCGGCCCAGTTCCTGGCGCATCTGGCGGATGGCCTCGAGGAAGGGCAGCGACTCGATGTCGCCCACCGTGCCCCCGATCTCCACGATGGCCACGTCCACCTCCTGCGAGACCTTTTTCATCGCCGCCTTGATCTCGTTGGTGACGTGGGGGATGACCTGCACGGTCTTGCCCAGGTAGTCGCCGCGGCGCTCCTTGGTGATGATCTGCTCGTAGATGCGGCCGGTGGTCCAGTTGTTGTCGCGGGTGAGCTTGGCGTGGGTGAAGCGCTCGTAGTGGCCCAGGTCGAGGTCGGTCTCGGCGCCGTCGTCGGTGACGAAGACCTCGCCGTGCTGGAAGGGCGACATGGTGCCCGGGTCCACGTTGAGGTAGGGATCGAACTTCTGCAGGTTGACCTTCAGGCCGCGGCTCTCCAGCAGGCATCCGATGGAAGCCGCGGCGAGGCCCTTGCCCAGCGAAGACACCACACCGCCCGTCACGAAGATGTACTTAGCCGACATTCCTCTCCCCTTGATAAGTTGAGATCCTTCGCTTCGCTCAGGATGACCGCCGCGGGCTCGGACGCCCGCGAAGCGCGGTCACTTGGCCGACATCTCTCCCTCGCCCTGGATTTTTTGGAGGAACCTGCGCCCGGCCGGATGGAATGGCTTGCCTGGCGCCTGTAGGGGTGCACGACCAATTATACAGAGATTCTTCGGGAAGGGAAGAGGAGGCGGTAGACGCAGGCCGCAGGCAGCGCATCCAACCTCAGGGCAAGTCATTCCAGCCCAGCGGAGCAAAGATCAGCGGTTGCGGAAGTCCCAGCAGGATTACCATAGAGCCCTTCGCGGGTCGACAAAGGAGAGTTCCATGAAGGCAGCGTCAGGGGCCACAGTCCTTCTGACCATGGTGGCGGCGATTGCGCTCGCCGCCGCGCAAAGCAAGCCGCCGAGCGCGGCCGGCGCGCCCTGCCCGCCGCCTGCGCCCGCGTCGCAGGAACAATTCTTCTTCTACCAGCTCGCCCTTCTCCGGCAACCCCAGAACCTGCCGATGGAACCGGGGCTCGAGAGCCGGCACCAGGCCAGGGTCGCGAAGCTGGTGAAAGAGGGCAAGGTCGTGCTGGCGGGACGGTTCACGGACGGCACCGAGCTGCGCGAGGTGCTGGTGCTCCACACCCAGCGGGGCGATGAGGCGGAGCGCTGGATGCACTCCGATCCTGCCGTGAAGGCAGGCTTTCTGGTGCCGGAGTTTCACATCTGGATCCAGCCGATCAGCACCTTCAACCCCCCGCTGGAACCGGCTTCCATGGAAGAGTACGCGCTGGTCCTCTACGACAAGGGCGCCGCGTGGAGCAAGGACCGCGAACCCACCATCCTGCGTCATATGGAATTCCTCAAGAGCCAGCGCGAGACCGGCAGATTGGTTGCCGACGGCTGGTTCAAGGATGGCACGGGAGAGTATCGCGCCCTGCTGATCTTCGCGGCTACGCCCGAAGAGGCGGAGGGGGTCGTCGCAGGGGATCCGCTCATCGTTGCCGGAGGCGTGAAGGTGGAGGTGCATCCCTGGGCAACGCAGAGAGGCGTCTTGCGGCGATAGCCGATCGGGCGCCGTGCAATCGGGTCCGATCGGGGATATCTTAGGAATCATGCCCCGGCGCTTCCGCCATCTCGCCTTGCCGTTGCTGGCGCTGGCCTGCGCCCTCTGTCTGCTGGCGCTCACCGCGGCCGGCGGCGGCCGCCGCGTCAAGCGCCTCATCCTCAAGGACGGAACCTACCAGATGGCCACCGAGTGGGAGGTCAGGGGCGACCGCGTCCGCTACTACAGCTCCGAGCGCGGCGAGTGGGAGGAGGTGCCCAACGCCCTGGTGGACTGGCCCGCCACCCAGCAGTGGGAGAAGGAGCATCCCCTGGGCTCGGCCGTACGCGAGAGCAGCGCCGCCGCCGCCGAGGACGAAGCCGACCGCTTGGCCGAGGAGGCCAAGACCCCGACCGTCGCCCCCGGGCTCAAGCTGCCCGATAGCG encodes:
- a CDS encoding CTP synthase, whose protein sequence is MSAKYIFVTGGVVSSLGKGLAAASIGCLLESRGLKVNLQKFDPYLNVDPGTMSPFQHGEVFVTDDGAETDLDLGHYERFTHAKLTRDNNWTTGRIYEQIITKERRGDYLGKTVQVIPHVTNEIKAAMKKVSQEVDVAIVEIGGTVGDIESLPFLEAIRQMRQELGRENTLFVHVTLVPFIAAAGELKTKPTQHSVKELLSVGIQPDILLCRTDR
- a CDS encoding YciI family protein; amino-acid sequence: MKAASGATVLLTMVAAIALAAAQSKPPSAAGAPCPPPAPASQEQFFFYQLALLRQPQNLPMEPGLESRHQARVAKLVKEGKVVLAGRFTDGTELREVLVLHTQRGDEAERWMHSDPAVKAGFLVPEFHIWIQPISTFNPPLEPASMEEYALVLYDKGAAWSKDREPTILRHMEFLKSQRETGRLVADGWFKDGTGEYRALLIFAATPEEAEGVVAGDPLIVAGGVKVEVHPWATQRGVLRR